Proteins co-encoded in one Malus domestica chromosome 09, GDT2T_hap1 genomic window:
- the LOC103442348 gene encoding large ribosomal subunit protein eL34: MVQRLTYRKRHSYATKSNQHRIVKTPGGKLIYQTTKKRASGPKCPVTGKRIQGIPHLRPAEYKRSRLSRNRRTVNRAYGGVLSGGAVKERIIRAFLVEEQKIVKKVLKIQKAKERQAEKGARS, translated from the exons ATGGTGCAGCGGCTCACGTACCGGAAGCGACACAGCTACGCCACCAAGTCCAACCAGCACCGCATCGTCAAAACCCCCG GTGGGAAATTGATCTATCAGACCACCAAGAAGAGAGCCAGCGGCCCCAAATGCCCTGTTACTGGCAAGAGAATCCAAGGG ATTCCTCACTTGAGACCGGCTGAGTACAAGAGGTCTAGACTATCTAGGAACCGCAGGACTGTGAACCGTGCCTATGGTGGTGTATTGTCTGGAGGTGCTGTTAAGGAGAG GATCATTCGAGCTTTCTTGGTGGAAGAGCAGAAAATTGtgaagaaggttttgaagaTCCAAAAGGCCAAGGAAAGGCAGGCGGAGAAAGGAGCTAGGAGCTAA